The Rickettsiales bacterium DNA segment GCGGATTTGGATATTTCCAACCGCATTGATTTATCACTTTCCGTGCCTGAAAGTTACAAAAATGCAGTGGCTGCTAATAGTAATTATATTCAAGAGCAAACTTTGGCGGTTTCCCTTGATTTGTCAGGCAAAAAATATGATAGATTTAACAATAGCTATGAAATAGAAAAAGATAAAATTGAAATATCTTTTGCTGTTGCTGGTTGATTATTCTCATGAGTCATTGCGAAAAAATTTTCAGTAGAAAATTTTTGTGGCAATCAATTAAATAAAATCCAGTAGGATTTTATTTATATTAGAGTTCTACTGAACTTTAATATTTGGATCCTCACGTCGTAAGCCTTCTGGCTTACTCCTCAGGATGGCAAAAACAAAAAACAAAACAAAAAACAATGACCAATTTTGATTTAACAGTTTATGTAACCCTATTAATGTTTCTATTTATAGGGTTTTTTAAGGGTGGCATTAGAAGTGTTCTTTCCCTTGTAAAATGGTATGGGGCGTTCTTACTTTCAATAATTTTTTATGATGATGCACATAAATTTGCATTGGAAATGTTCTCGTCAGAAATGGTTGCAAGTATTGCAGCAATCCTTGGAATTTACATTGCCTCAATGATAGTTCTAACAATTTTATCTAGCATTATAGTTGCGGCACTTGGGGATAATGTTGATGGCTTAATTGATAAAGCACTTGGGCTTTTTATGGGCGTTGCGGTTGGTTATATAATAGTTTCAAGCGTTCATTTTGTGGTAAGTTCAGTTTATCAGGGTGATGAGCCAAAATGGCTTAAAGAGGGGCAATCTTATGAAATCACCAAAGTAGGGGCTGATGTTCTAAAAGGATATTTCAAAGATGGCACTATTAATATTTCCAAGGATTTAGGCTTTGATTTTGGTGATAGAGCGAGCGAAATTTCTGGCAAAGTTAAAGAGCATACTGAACAATTAAAATCAGGCGTAAGTAACGCAACTGGCAGTGAGCTAGATGTAAATTTAATTAAAGATATGGCTCGTAAGCTGAAAGACCAAGGCTATTCAGAGCAGGAAGTTTTAGATATTATACAAAGTGGCAACACTGATTTTATGGGCAAAATCCAAGAAAATAAAGATAGCGTTATTGATACAATAAAAAGAAATACTAGCAAATGAAGCATATCGCGAAATTCAGAGTTTATTATGAAGATACTGATGCAGGTGGAGTGGTTTATTACGCAAATTTCCTTAAATTTGCAGAGCGTGCTAGAACAGATTTCCTAAGAGAAAGTGGATATGATCACCAAAGGCTTGCTAAAGAAAAAAATGTTTTTTATGTCGTTAAAAAAGCTGAAATTGAATATCTCGCACCCGGCAGATTAGACGATTTAATCAAAGTTGAAACTATTATAACCAAAGTTGGGGCTTCTTCTGTTGAAATGTCGCAGAATTGTTTTAATCAAGATGATATAAAACTAGCAGATGTAAAAATATTAATAGTTTGCGTTACTAATGAAGGTGAGAAAATCCGCTCCGCTAGAATACCCGAAGAAGTTAGCAATTTTTTCAAAAATTACCTATGAAATATTTTATAATAATTTTTTTGGCTTTATTTAGCTTCCAAGCATTATCACAGCAGGGGGTTGAAAAAGAATTTGAAAAAAACCAAGATAAGCCAATTAATATAAAATCTGAATCTTTATCAATTAATAATAAAGATAATATCGCAGTATTTAAGCAAGATGTTGTGGTGGTGCAAGGCACTATGACTATAAAAGCTGATGAAATGAAGGTTTTTTCTGATCTTGATAAAAAAACTCAAAAAAATAAATTCAAACGAATTGAATCTTACGGCAATGTTCACCTAACTTCTGATGGGCGTGAGGCAAAGGCTCAAACTGGAATTTACGATGTTGTTAATCAGAAAATTGAAATGTATGGCAATGTTTTTTTGAGCGAAAATGGCAATACTTTGCAGGGTAATAAATTTATTTATGATCTAAAAACTAACCTAACTTCTATTACAAATAGTGGAGATTTTTCCTCAAACCAAGTTGAAAAGCCGCAAGAAATTATTCAAAATGAAGATGGAACTTCTTATCTAAAACAGGCTTTTGATGGGGTTTCTATGCCACAATCTGTGGGTGTTGGTAGGGTTAAGGTGGAGTTCACACCAGGTGAAAGTATGAAGCAATTTGATATTCCAAAACCTCCAATTCAAATTAAATCCTCCACAGAACAGAGAAGAATTGTGAATTAGTATGGTGCAAGAAATTATAATTATCTTATCTTTTGCGATTTCAATTGCAGCTGGAATTAATTTATTTGGCTCACTTTTTATATTATCGCTCTTTACTTATTTTAATTTTATAGAAATCAAAGAATATAATTTTCTCTCAAATGAATTTATAATTTCTGCATTATTTCTGCTTTTTCTTTTTGAGTTTATTGTTGATAAAATAAGGGGTTTTGATTGTGCATTAGATAGTATTTTATTCTTCGCAAAAATTCCCATCGCAAGTTTCTTAAGCTTTTTACTTGCGGTTAATTATGATATTTTTACGCAAACTGGTTTCTTTGTTTTGGGCGGCCTTGTATCTTCCATCAGCCATTTTATAAAGCTTGGAATCAAAATAATGGCAAATACTTCATCTAAGCCAGAAAATATTTTGGTAATTTCAGTCGCTTTTGATTTTTTCATTATCGCTATCTTACTTTCTGTTGTAACTAATCATCTTGTTTTCTATACAATTCTAGGGCTATTTTTAACTTTTATAAGCTGGTTTTTGCCTGAAATATTTAAGGGAGTTAAAAATATTAAATTAGTAGTTTATGGAATTTTAACTGGCTATAATAGAAAAATTTCCCCTTCAAAAAAATAAAAATTCTGCAAATTAATTTTACGATTTTTTATGTTTCACAGCTAAACATTTGAATATATTGTTGCTTTTAAGACATACTATATATAGTGTTACTAACTCACAACAAGGTAAAAAAATACAATATATAGATATAAATTTTTTATTTTGTTAGTTGACCAATCAAACTTTAATATCTAATAATAGTTTCCACGCGAAAAATATTTAATAACAAAAAAGTGGAGATTTTATGTCATACGCACAAGCACAAAATTTAGAGCAAGAGATTCCACAAACTTCTAAACTTAGAGTAAAAATTGATGAATCTAGAAGCGATAGATTAACTGATTTCGGCAAAGCCGTTTTAAGAGATAGATATTTACTTCCTAATGAAGATTTTCAAACGCTTTTTGCAAGGGTTGCGGAACAATATGGTGATGATTTAGCTCACTCACAAAGGCTGTATGATTATATTAGTAATTTATGGTTTATGCCTGCAACGCCAGTTTTAAGCAATGGCGGCACTGAGAGAGGCCTACCAATTTCTTGCTTTTTGAATGAAACCCCAGATTCCCTATCTGGTATTGTTGATTTATGGACAGAAAATGTATGGCTTGCAGCGCGTGGCGGTGGAATTGGTAGCTATTGGGGTAATCTTCGTTCCATCGGTGAAACAGTGCGTGGCAATGGCAAAACATCTGGTGTAATTCCTTTCTTAAGGGTGCAGGATTCTCTAACGCTTGCGATTTCTCAAGGCTCGCTTCGTCGTGGAAGTTCAGCAGTTTATCTGCCGATTGATCACCCTGAGATTGAGGAATTTATTGAGCTTCGTCGCCCAACTGGTGGTGATCCAAATCGTAAAGCATTAAATATCCATCACGGCGTTGTAATCCCTGATGCCTTTATGAACGCAGTTGCTAATGATGAGGCTTGGGAACTCAAAAGCCCTAAGGATAAAAGGGTTATAAGCGTTGTTAATGCTCGTGAGCTATGGATAAAACTTCTCATCGCCCGCATTGAAACTGGTGAGCCATATCTATTGTTCATTGATAATGTTAATAAAGCAATTCCTGAGCATCACAAAAAATTAGGCCTTGAAGTTAAGATGTCTAATCTATGCAGTGAAATAACTTTGCCAACTGGTAAAGATCATTTGAATAAAGAAAGAACGGCAGTTTGTTGCCTCTCTTCACTAAATCTAGAATATTATGATGAGTGGAAGGATAGCAAACTTTTCATCAAAGATGTGATGCGAATGCTTGATAATGTTCTGCAGGATTTTATAGATAACGCACCGGATTCTATGTCGCGTGCGAGATATTCTGCTTATCGTGAGAGAAGCGTTGGGCTTGGCGTTATGGGTTATCACTCATATTTACAAAGTAAGATGATTCCGATTGAATCAGTAATGGCAAAAGTTTGGAATAAGAAAATGTTTGAGCATATCCGCCGTGAATGCGATGAAGCATCTATTGAGCTTGCTGAAGAGAGAGGCTCTTGCCCTGATGCTGCGGAATGTGGCGTTACTGAAAGATTCAGTAATAAAATCGCAATCGCACCAACTGCATCTATCTCAATTATCTGTGGTAACTCTTCCCCAGGGATTGAGCCATATGCAGCCAATAGCTTTACGCAAAAAACTTTAACTGGTTCATTTACGGTTAGAAATAAACATCTCAAAACCCTTCTTGCAGCTAAGGGAAATGATAATGATGAGGTATGGTCTTCAATTTCTATGAATGAAGGTTCGGTGCAGCATTTAGATTTCTTAACTGATGATGAAAAATCAGTTTTCAGAACTGCTCAAGAAATTGATCAACGCTGGCTTGTGGAACACGCAGCTGATAGAACAAATTTCATCTGCCAAGCACAATCGCTAAATC contains these protein-coding regions:
- a CDS encoding CvpA family protein — its product is MTNFDLTVYVTLLMFLFIGFFKGGIRSVLSLVKWYGAFLLSIIFYDDAHKFALEMFSSEMVASIAAILGIYIASMIVLTILSSIIVAALGDNVDGLIDKALGLFMGVAVGYIIVSSVHFVVSSVYQGDEPKWLKEGQSYEITKVGADVLKGYFKDGTINISKDLGFDFGDRASEISGKVKEHTEQLKSGVSNATGSELDVNLIKDMARKLKDQGYSEQEVLDIIQSGNTDFMGKIQENKDSVIDTIKRNTSK
- a CDS encoding YbgC/FadM family acyl-CoA thioesterase, producing the protein MKHIAKFRVYYEDTDAGGVVYYANFLKFAERARTDFLRESGYDHQRLAKEKNVFYVVKKAEIEYLAPGRLDDLIKVETIITKVGASSVEMSQNCFNQDDIKLADVKILIVCVTNEGEKIRSARIPEEVSNFFKNYL
- the lptA gene encoding lipopolysaccharide transport periplasmic protein LptA translates to MKYFIIIFLALFSFQALSQQGVEKEFEKNQDKPINIKSESLSINNKDNIAVFKQDVVVVQGTMTIKADEMKVFSDLDKKTQKNKFKRIESYGNVHLTSDGREAKAQTGIYDVVNQKIEMYGNVFLSENGNTLQGNKFIYDLKTNLTSITNSGDFSSNQVEKPQEIIQNEDGTSYLKQAFDGVSMPQSVGVGRVKVEFTPGESMKQFDIPKPPIQIKSSTEQRRIVN
- a CDS encoding DUF4126 domain-containing protein: MVQEIIIILSFAISIAAGINLFGSLFILSLFTYFNFIEIKEYNFLSNEFIISALFLLFLFEFIVDKIRGFDCALDSILFFAKIPIASFLSFLLAVNYDIFTQTGFFVLGGLVSSISHFIKLGIKIMANTSSKPENILVISVAFDFFIIAILLSVVTNHLVFYTILGLFLTFISWFLPEIFKGVKNIKLVVYGILTGYNRKISPSKK
- a CDS encoding ribonucleoside-diphosphate reductase subunit alpha, which translates into the protein MSYAQAQNLEQEIPQTSKLRVKIDESRSDRLTDFGKAVLRDRYLLPNEDFQTLFARVAEQYGDDLAHSQRLYDYISNLWFMPATPVLSNGGTERGLPISCFLNETPDSLSGIVDLWTENVWLAARGGGIGSYWGNLRSIGETVRGNGKTSGVIPFLRVQDSLTLAISQGSLRRGSSAVYLPIDHPEIEEFIELRRPTGGDPNRKALNIHHGVVIPDAFMNAVANDEAWELKSPKDKRVISVVNARELWIKLLIARIETGEPYLLFIDNVNKAIPEHHKKLGLEVKMSNLCSEITLPTGKDHLNKERTAVCCLSSLNLEYYDEWKDSKLFIKDVMRMLDNVLQDFIDNAPDSMSRARYSAYRERSVGLGVMGYHSYLQSKMIPIESVMAKVWNKKMFEHIRRECDEASIELAEERGSCPDAAECGVTERFSNKIAIAPTASISIICGNSSPGIEPYAANSFTQKTLTGSFTVRNKHLKTLLAAKGNDNDEVWSSISMNEGSVQHLDFLTDDEKSVFRTAQEIDQRWLVEHAADRTNFICQAQSLNLFFPGDVHKKYLHEVHWAAWKKGVKSLYYCRSTSIQRAEKTQEFTAAQANSQLEMKLQPATKKDRKTSAEIAPKPTYEECLACQ